The Vitis riparia cultivar Riparia Gloire de Montpellier isolate 1030 chromosome 3, EGFV_Vit.rip_1.0, whole genome shotgun sequence genome includes a region encoding these proteins:
- the LOC117911766 gene encoding uncharacterized protein LOC117911766: protein MKIAKRKAIESPLAFLAIFSLLLLASVEARKHPGEDWSKGPATLREKQSAMVESADYTMKDQTSTLFITIEENCGEAKDSPVVERGASKEEGTINLPPFLAGETAEDMSKERINDSVDYDKDLDGPAEKFSLVFDPRTDVTIYHE, encoded by the exons ATGAAAATTGCAAAGAGGAAAGCCATAGAGTCTCCTCTTGCTTTCTTGGCCATTTTCTCGCTTCTCCTC TTGGCCAGTGTAGAGGCAAGAAAACACCCAGGAGAAGACTGGAGTAAGGGCCCAGCAACTTTGAGGGAGAAGCAGTCGGCCATGGTAGAATCAGCTGATTATACAATGAAGGATCAGACATCAACTCTCTTCATCACCATTGAAGAAAACTGTGGAGAAGCAAAAGACAGCCCAGTTGTGGAGAGAGGGGCTTCAAAAGAAGAAGGGACAATCAACCTACCTCCTTTTCTTGCTGGAGAAACAGCAGAGGATATGAGCAAGGAGCGGATTAATGATTCAGTTGACTATGATAAAGATCTAGATGGTCCTGCGGAGAAGTTTTCGCTCGTCTTCGACCCGAGGACTGATGTCACCATTTATCATGAGTAA